In one Sebastes umbrosus isolate fSebUmb1 chromosome 13, fSebUmb1.pri, whole genome shotgun sequence genomic region, the following are encoded:
- the gmppaa gene encoding mannose-1-phosphate guanyltransferase alpha-A isoform X2, producing the protein MLKAVILIGGPQKGTRFRPLSFEVPKPLFPVAGVPMLQHHIEACAKVPNMKEILLIGFYQPNEELTRFLFNAQQEFKISIRYLQEYAALGTGGGIYHFRDQIVSGSPEAFFVLNADVCSAFPLAEMLSFQKEHGEPNSFVILGTTANRQQSMNYGCIVENEETHEVLHYVEKPSTFVSDIINCGIYLFKPDIFQHIGAVFQKNQQDMLLEEPTNGWHRAEAIRLEQDIFTALAGQGKLYVYKTLSFWSQIKSAGSAIYASRLYLNQYHTTHPERLTSNKEGGPKISGNVYIHPTANIDPTATLGPNVSIGTGVTIGAGVRVRESVILHGATLQDHCCVLNSIVGWDSTIGKWARVEGTPSDPNPNDPFAKIDSETLFRDGKLTPSITILGCNVSIPSEVIILNSIVLPHKDLNRSFKNQIIL; encoded by the exons ATGTTGAAGGCGGTTATTTTAATCGGAGGCCCTCAGAAAG GCACAAGGTTCAGGCCGCTGTCATTTGAAGTGCCCAAACCCTTGTTTCCAGTAGCTGGTGTGCCCATGCTCCAGCATCATATTGAAGCATGTGCCAAG GTACCGAATATGAAGGAGATTTTGCTCATCGGCTTCTATCAGCCAAATGAAGAACTGACCAGATTCCTGTTTAATGCACAGCAGGAGTTCAAAATTTCCATTAG GTATTTGCAAGAGTACGCAGCCCTGGGCACCGGAGGGGGCATCTATCACTTCAGAGATCAGATTGTCTCAGGCAGTCCAGAGGCTTTCTTTGTCCTGAATGCTGATGTTTGCTCGGCGTTTCCTCTCGCAGAGATGCTCAGCTTCCAGAAGGAACATGGAGAACCAAACAGCTTTGTTATCCTTGGGACAACG GCAAACAGACAGCAATCCATGAATTACGGCTGTATTGTTGAAAACGAGGAAACACATGAG GTCTTGCATTATGTGGAAAAGCCGAGCACATTTGTGAGCGACATCATAAACTGCGGCATATACCTCTTTAAGCCCGACATCTTCCAGCACATCGGCGCCGTGTTTCAGAAGAACCAGCAGGACATGTTGTT AGAGGAGCCAACCAATGGCTGGCACCGAGCGGAGGCCATCCGGCTGGAGCAGGACATTTTCACCGCCCTGGCAGGACAGGGCAAACTCTACGTGTATAAAACCCTCAGCTTCTGGAGCCAGATTAAATCTGCAGG CTCTGCAATTTATGCCAGTCGGTTGTACCTGAACCAGTATCACACAACTCATCCTGAAAGACTGACCTCAAATAAGGAGGGAGGGCCAAAAATAAGTG GTAATGTCTATATTCATCCTACAGCCAACATTGACCCCACTGCTACG TTGGGTCCCAATGTCTCGATTGGCACTGGAGTGACTATTGGTGCTGGGGTCAGAGTTCGAGAATCCGTCATCCTTCATGGTGCAACTCTACAG GATCACTGCTGTGTTTTGAACAGCATTGTGGGATGGGACAGCACCATTGGCAAGTGGGCGAGAGTAGAAGGAACCCCGAGTGACCCAAACCCCAATGATCCCTTCGCCAAGATTGACAGCGAGACCCTCTTCAGAGACGGAAAACTCACACCCTCGATTACTATTCTCG GTTGTAACGTGAGCATCCCTTCCGAGGTGATTATACTCAACTCGATCGTCCTCCCGCACAAAGACCTCAACCGCAGCTTCAAAAACCAAATTATTCTCTAG
- the gmppaa gene encoding mannose-1-phosphate guanyltransferase alpha-A isoform X1 has protein sequence MLKAVILIGGPQKGTRFRPLSFEVPKPLFPVAGVPMLQHHIEACAKVPNMKEILLIGFYQPNEELTRFLFNAQQEFKISIRYLQEYAALGTGGGIYHFRDQIVSGSPEAFFVLNADVCSAFPLAEMLSFQKEHGEPNSFVILGTTANRQQSMNYGCIVENEETHEVLHYVEKPSTFVSDIINCGIYLFKPDIFQHIGAVFQKNQQDMLLYPYDGEEPTNGWHRAEAIRLEQDIFTALAGQGKLYVYKTLSFWSQIKSAGSAIYASRLYLNQYHTTHPERLTSNKEGGPKISGNVYIHPTANIDPTATLGPNVSIGTGVTIGAGVRVRESVILHGATLQDHCCVLNSIVGWDSTIGKWARVEGTPSDPNPNDPFAKIDSETLFRDGKLTPSITILGCNVSIPSEVIILNSIVLPHKDLNRSFKNQIIL, from the exons ATGTTGAAGGCGGTTATTTTAATCGGAGGCCCTCAGAAAG GCACAAGGTTCAGGCCGCTGTCATTTGAAGTGCCCAAACCCTTGTTTCCAGTAGCTGGTGTGCCCATGCTCCAGCATCATATTGAAGCATGTGCCAAG GTACCGAATATGAAGGAGATTTTGCTCATCGGCTTCTATCAGCCAAATGAAGAACTGACCAGATTCCTGTTTAATGCACAGCAGGAGTTCAAAATTTCCATTAG GTATTTGCAAGAGTACGCAGCCCTGGGCACCGGAGGGGGCATCTATCACTTCAGAGATCAGATTGTCTCAGGCAGTCCAGAGGCTTTCTTTGTCCTGAATGCTGATGTTTGCTCGGCGTTTCCTCTCGCAGAGATGCTCAGCTTCCAGAAGGAACATGGAGAACCAAACAGCTTTGTTATCCTTGGGACAACG GCAAACAGACAGCAATCCATGAATTACGGCTGTATTGTTGAAAACGAGGAAACACATGAG GTCTTGCATTATGTGGAAAAGCCGAGCACATTTGTGAGCGACATCATAAACTGCGGCATATACCTCTTTAAGCCCGACATCTTCCAGCACATCGGCGCCGTGTTTCAGAAGAACCAGCAGGACATGTTGTT ATATCCATACGATGG AGAGGAGCCAACCAATGGCTGGCACCGAGCGGAGGCCATCCGGCTGGAGCAGGACATTTTCACCGCCCTGGCAGGACAGGGCAAACTCTACGTGTATAAAACCCTCAGCTTCTGGAGCCAGATTAAATCTGCAGG CTCTGCAATTTATGCCAGTCGGTTGTACCTGAACCAGTATCACACAACTCATCCTGAAAGACTGACCTCAAATAAGGAGGGAGGGCCAAAAATAAGTG GTAATGTCTATATTCATCCTACAGCCAACATTGACCCCACTGCTACG TTGGGTCCCAATGTCTCGATTGGCACTGGAGTGACTATTGGTGCTGGGGTCAGAGTTCGAGAATCCGTCATCCTTCATGGTGCAACTCTACAG GATCACTGCTGTGTTTTGAACAGCATTGTGGGATGGGACAGCACCATTGGCAAGTGGGCGAGAGTAGAAGGAACCCCGAGTGACCCAAACCCCAATGATCCCTTCGCCAAGATTGACAGCGAGACCCTCTTCAGAGACGGAAAACTCACACCCTCGATTACTATTCTCG GTTGTAACGTGAGCATCCCTTCCGAGGTGATTATACTCAACTCGATCGTCCTCCCGCACAAAGACCTCAACCGCAGCTTCAAAAACCAAATTATTCTCTAG